DNA from Micromonospora nigra:
ACCACCAGGCTCTCGGTGGTGAGCAGCAGGCCGGCGATCGACGCGGCGTTGCTGACCGCGTTGCGGGTCACCTTCACCGGGTCGACGATGCCGGACTTGGCCAGGTCGACGTACTCGCCGGTGGCGGCGTTGAGGCCGTGGCCCCACTCCTGGCCGGCGACCTTCTGCACCACGACGTAGCCGTCGTGGCCGGCGTTCTGGGCGATCCAGCGCAGCGGCTCGACCAGCGCCTTGCGCACGATCGAGACGCCGACCTTCTCGTCACCGGTGAAACCGAGGTCGTCGTCGAGCACCGACAGGATCTGCGCCAGGGCGGCACCGCCGCCGGGCACCGTGCCCTCCTCGACCGCGGCCTTGGTCGCGGCGATGGCGTCCTCGATGCGGTGCTTGCGCTCCTTCATCTCGACCTCGGTCGCCGCGCCCACCTTGATCACGGCGATGCCGCCGGAGAGCTTGGCGAGCCGCTCGGCGAGCTTCTCCCGGTCCCACTCGGAGTCCGAGGCCTCGATCTCCTTGCGGATCTGGGCGACCCGGTCGGCGACCTCGGCGGACTGCCCGCCACCGTCGACGATGGTGGTGTTGTCCTTGTCGACCACGACGCGCCGGGCGGTGCCCAGCACCTCCAGGCCGACCTGGTCGAGCTTGTAGCCCAGCTCCGGGGCGACCAGTTCCGCACCGGTGAGGATCGCCATGTCCTGGAGCATCGCCTTGCGGCGGTCACCGAAGCCGGGTGCCTTCACCGCGCAGACCTTGACGGTCTTGCGGATCGCGTTGACGACCAGGGTGGACAGCGCCTGCCCCTCGACGTCCTCGGCGATGATCAGCAGCGGCTTGCTGTTGGAGAGGACCTTCTCCAGCAGCGGCAGCAGCTCCTCGATCGCGGAGA
Protein-coding regions in this window:
- the groL gene encoding chaperonin GroEL (60 kDa chaperone family; promotes refolding of misfolded polypeptides especially under stressful conditions; forms two stacked rings of heptamers to form a barrel-shaped 14mer; ends can be capped by GroES; misfolded proteins enter the barrel where they are refolded when GroES binds), whose protein sequence is MAKILSFSDDARHLLEHGVNALADTVKVTLGPRGRNVVLDKKFGVPTITNDGVTIAKEIELTNPYENLGAQLVKEVATKTNDVAGDGTTTATVLAQAMVREGLRNVTAGANPAGLKRGIDAAAAKVSEALLGRAVEVADKESVAHVATISAQDSTIGELIAEAMERVGRDGVITVEEGSALHTELDVTEGLQFDKGFISPNFVTDVEGQEAVLEDPYILITTQKISAIEELLPLLEKVLSNSKPLLIIAEDVEGQALSTLVVNAIRKTVKVCAVKAPGFGDRRKAMLQDMAILTGAELVAPELGYKLDQVGLEVLGTARRVVVDKDNTTIVDGGGQSAEVADRVAQIRKEIEASDSEWDREKLAERLAKLSGGIAVIKVGAATEVEMKERKHRIEDAIAATKAAVEEGTVPGGGAALAQILSVLDDDLGFTGDEKVGVSIVRKALVEPLRWIAQNAGHDGYVVVQKVAGQEWGHGLNAATGEYVDLAKSGIVDPVKVTRNAVSNAASIAGLLLTTESLVVEKPKEAEPAAAGGHGHSHGHGHQHGPGF